One region of Citrus sinensis cultivar Valencia sweet orange chromosome 6, DVS_A1.0, whole genome shotgun sequence genomic DNA includes:
- the LOC102630458 gene encoding protein REVEILLE 1 yields MNMAVQDECGGNHSNSVFSAGNGIESSSGLHTVTGLEVKDQFSCGNDFAPKPRKPYTITKQRERWTEEEHKKFLEALKLFGRAWRKIEEHVGTKTAVQIRSHAQKFFSKVVRESNGCSTSPVEPVEIPPPRPKRKPMHPYPRKLAHPPVKESLNPELSRTSLSPILSVSERENQSPTSVMFAMGSDAFGSSDSNSPNGSLSPVSSAVPEQLGGLTLSHPSSSPEERGSPSSGPVTPGSVTDEQSPKCVLKMGLSPQGFDKEVSDVRASSRTLKLFGTIVLVTDSQRLSSPTAGTCKLFESFPSEALEGKPLQLLPLEVMHTESLSEDTKYAWRCTLPHGGSGAFSCMQSPDDDSNMVDTGSGAHLPWWNFSHGLPYAVTPNNQQVQNLHLHSSVKEVQGREFKKEGSLTGSNSKSVNEEDSIDKSSDVDSQSRRQSLDKEDNWPEVAFELKPSENSAFSVIRTSTDKHMKGFVPYKKRIVERDNQLSAVGSGRDQREW; encoded by the exons ATGAATATGGCTGTTCAA GATGAATGTGGAGGTAATCATTCAAATTCAGTTTTCTCGGCTGGCAATGGAATTGAATCAAGTTCTGGCCTGCATACTGTAACTGGTCTTGAAGTAAAGGATCAGTTTTCTTGTGGAAACGATTTTGCTCCCAAG CCAAGAAAACCATACACAATCACAAAGCAAAGAGAAAGATGGACGGAAGAAGAGCATAAGAAATTCCTTGAAGCTCTAAAGCTGTTTGGTCGAGCGTGGCGGAAGATAGAGG AACATGTGGGCACAAAGACTGCAGTGCAGATACGAAGCCATGCTCAGAAATTCTTTTCTAAG GTTGTTCGCGAGTCAAATGGCTGCAGCACAAGCCCAGTGGAACCCGTCGAAATTCCTCCTCCTCGACCAAAACGAAAACCTATGCACCCTTACCCTCGCAAATTGGCTCATCCACCTGTTAAAGAAAGCCTAAATCCAGAGCTGTCTAGAACATCTTTGTCTCCTATTTTATCAGTTTCAGAACGAGAGAACCAATCTCCAACATCAGTAATGTTTGCAATGGGCTCTGATGCCTTTGGTTCCTCTGATTCAAACTCTCCGAATGGCAGCTTGTCACCTGTTTCATCCGCTGTCCCTGAGCAGCTTGGTGGGTTAACACTTTCTCATCCTAGTTCATCACCAGAAGAAAGGGGATCTCCATCTTCTGGCCCTGTAACACCTGGTTCAGTTACTGATGAGCAATCTCCGAAG TGTGTCCTGAAAATGGGGCTTTCTCCCCAAGGTTTTGATAAAGAAGTATCTGATGTGAGAGCATCTTCACGGACTCTGAAGCTTTTTGGAACAATTGTATTAGTCACTGATTCTCAGAGACTATCTTCTCCAACTGCAGGGACttgtaaattatttgaatcatTTCCTTCCGAGGCTCTTGAGGGTAAACCTTTGCAGTTATTGCCATTGGAGGTTATGCATACCGAATCACTGTCTGAGGATACAAAATATGCATGGAGATGTACTCTGCCGCATGGAGGGTCTGGGGCTTTCAGTTGTATGCAATCGCCAGATGATGACTCAAATATGGTGGATACTGGTTCTGGTGCTCATCTTCCGTGGTGGAATTTCTCTCATGGTTTGCCATATGCTGTCACTCCAAATAATCAGCAGGTgcaaaatttacatttacaTTCTAGTGTTAAGGAGGTTCAGGGTAGAGAATTCAAGAAGGAAGGATCTTTGACTGGTTCGAACTCTAAGTCAGTTAACGAAGAAGACAGTATTGACAAAAGTTCTGATGTTGACTCTCAGAGTAGGCGGCAATCTTTGGATAAGGAGGATAACTGGCCGGAGGTAGCCTTTGAGCTTAAACCAAGTGAGAATTCTGCCTTCTCTGTGATAAGAACTAGTACAGATAAGCATATGAAAGGATTTGTGCCGTATAAAAAACGTATAGTGGAAAGGGACAATCAATTGTCAGCAGTAGGCAGTGGAAGAGATCAAAGGGAATGGTAA
- the LOC102630161 gene encoding expansin-A13, whose product MSPQLLTLVIQLLLLFTPAPTTVTSHYNYNFTSTSPPSQSEWRPARATFYAASDPRDKVGGACGYGDLEKAGYGQATAGLSEILFERGQICGACFELRCVEDIRWCIPGTSIIVTVTNFCAPNYGFNPDGGGHCNPPNKHFVLPIEAFEKIAIWKAGNMPVQYRRIKCRKEGGIRFTIDGSDIFISALISNVAGAGDVVAVKIKGSRTGWLPMGRNWGQNWHINANLKNQPLSFEVTTSDGLTVTSYNVAPKNWNFGQTFEGKQFES is encoded by the exons ATGTCGCCACAACTGTTAACTCTTGTAATACAACTGCTGCTTCTGTTCACACCAGCACCGACAACAGTCACCTCACACTACAACTACAACTTCACTTCCACGTCTCCCCCATCGCAATCCGAGTGGCGGCCGGCACGCGCCACTTTCTACGCGGCCTCCGATCCCCGTGACAAGGTGGGCGGCGCGTGCGGGTACGGCGACCTCGAAAAGGCCGGCTACGGTCAGGCCACCGCTGGACTGTCTGAGATTCTCTTCGAGCGCGGCCAGATCTGCGGCGCCTGCTTTGAGCTCCGCTGTGTCGAGGATATCCGATGGTGCATTCCTGGAACGTCTATAATTGTCACTGTCACTAACTTTTGTGCTCCTAATTACGGTTTTAACCCCGATGGCGGTGGCCACTGTAATCCTCCTAATAAGCATTTTGTTCTTCCCATCGAGGCTTTCGAGAAAATCGCCATTTGGAAAGCTGGCAACATGCCCGTCCAGTACCGCag GATAAAGTGCAGAAAGGAAGGAGGCATTCGATTTACGATTGATGGTTCGGATATCTTCATTTCAGCGTTGATCAGCAATGTTGCAGGTGCTGGAGATGTGGTTGCAGTGAAGATCAAGGGTTCAAGAACCGGTTGGCTTCCAATGGGTCGGAATTGGGGCCAAAACTGGCACATAAATGCCAATCTGAAAAATCAACCTCTCTCATTTGAGGTCACCACTAGTGATGGCCTCACGGTTACATCTTATAATGTTGCTCCTAAGAATTGGAACTTTGGGCAGACCTTTGAAGGCAAACAATTTGAGTCTTAG